Sequence from the Cydia splendana chromosome 10, ilCydSple1.2, whole genome shotgun sequence genome:
tatgtaatttagcaaaatactatatttcactaaaaaaaagttggcaaccctatacgatatatatatgtcagtgtcaaaagtgacttttttgtttgaagaaacgtcacattcgacactgacatatccaatccatatcgtatctagccgatatatttgacgtatcctaaagttcgaaacgggcctaaactcatattatttCAGTTACAAGGTATAACGTCTGAAAATTGCCTCCGTAATTCTAAAAACAGGTCTAAGTAGAGTCCAAATAGAAGTTACTCAATACACCTGGAAACTGTTTAGCTGATTAAGCGCTAGTCACGTAGGCAAATCGATGCAAATTATGTTACGCAAACTAAACATAATACATTATCCGGGATTATGTAGAATTTAGTTAAACCTAATAACTAATATAAGTAATAGACATAGGTTCTGGTAGTATggctttttcttttattattaagCTGGTCCTCGGAAATCTATACAGTATATTTTGCTTTTCCGTCATGTTGTCACTTACCTAATTCCTTCATCGCCACGCCATACGTCATACCCATTTTTTAGCCGAAGCAAATAGAACCCCACCTGACTGTACTTATAGCAGCCATTCTCAAAGTGTGCTCCGCGGACCCCTAGGGGCTCCGCAAAGCCTCTGTGGGGGCTCCGCGGACCCCTAGGGCTCTGCAAAGCCTCTGTGGGGGCTCCGTGAGAAACAGCGAAAACAAATCTATAAGCAGCTCTTCTATATCTCTGGTCCACAGTTACCTAAATAGTGActaacgattttttttatttggggcTCCGTCAAATATTTCGTTTTTCAAAAGGGTTCCAATAAAGTTTGCGAACCGCTGACTTATTGGCTATAGGTTACTTACTTAGGCGGAGGTACAGAATGCACTTTGTAGGCTGCAATCATTTTGATGTCTTCATTCGCGTTGTTACTTTAGCTCTAACTGTACCAACACTATTAaacaatcgttacaaaactacGAAATTCGCACTTTCATCCCAACATCATCTGCAACGGTTTTTCGTCGATTTAACGAAACGCCTACAACGGCAATGATGTTTTCAACACCCAAATGTAAAGTAAAGTCAGCATGAAAAGTACCGGATAGCATAACGCGCGCACAGTCAGTATCTGCCACCCtttaatagtttaaaaaacagcGGTATATATCTCTCAAAACTGTAATTATTTTACACATTTATATATATCAATAATTCCATATTacgggacaatcttacacaaatcgatctAGTCCCACAGAAACAGAGCACAGAAAGCTCattaggcttgtgttgtgggtactagacgataATAAATATACCCTCTTTCTGTAAAACTTATGATACGTTTGACGTGTAGCTCCATACGCTAACTGACGCTGACTATACTCGTGTCTAACTGCTAACTAACTGCTTGCCATGGCAGTTCACGCATGCGTGGTAACAGTATCACGATGACGCGCAAATAACATGTAACGTAACTTAACAACAGTGAAAAATTGTTTAGGTAGTAAGTAAGCAATCATAAAGTCAGGCGCTTTTGGTAAACTGATGTCGTGGACGCGGGTTCGAAATTCGAATCCTGCAGGCCTATTACGGATGCTTTATTCACGggacaaaatatccgtcactttttaacagagcgcgattgaaagtgacggataccgttttatcacgctgtcacgtagacaagaacgaccatcatatccgtactggtccATTCCTAACCTCTACAGTAGCGTCTTGTTGGTTTTATAGCGAAAGCAGTCAAATCCAAACTAGACCTAGGTTTAGGTTTCATTCTCGTTTATTTTTTTCAGGATACTTTCGGGTCGGTAGCATGCTCTTAGTAATCCTGATTTCACAGGAAAGTTTGAGAATATTGTTAACTTTTCAAGTAATTAATGTGGTCCACGTATGGTCGCTTATATTATAGTTATCGTACCAAAGCATTAAAACCAACCAAACATCTCACAtaatatcatatcttagaatagATTGCATGTCGCTAACCCTACATTTACctaaataacatgatttaatttaataagttgattagggtacctacctaccgtCCCGGGGCTACGGTACCTATTTACGAAACGATTTTACTCGTCTGTTTACTCATCTCCAGTATAAGTAGACCTCTACATCTATAACAACCATACTAAATCGAAGTTCATGTTTATAGTGGTTTGCGTATAGTCAACTAGTTAGTGAGTTTTCTAATAAGAGCCCTTCTGCTCCCGCGCAGCCTGCGGCAAATTCACACGACTCGGGaatgcagagggcctaccgcgaacgacgttcgacgtgttgcctctttgttccacttgtaaattcgtacgtaagtgtgacaggaaggcaacacgtcgaacgtgcttcgcggtaggccctcagagacATTATTGCTTGTTAAGCGCACTGTTTGAGAACCAGTATAAAAGTGGCCTCAAAATCTAAAGAAATTATACGTGATCGGGGAAAATGTTTTCACTGGTTTACTTTTGTAAGCAACGTGGAGAAAAGCCCATCGGAAATGGTGGAATTTTCAAACTTTCAATTGATATTTCTGTTTAAAATTTGGGTAGCTATTGTTAGGCCTTCGTGGTTTAGATATCGAATTATCGATGactatttttatatcattatttaatgtaattagaGATACACCAGTTACATTTTGAGATGAGATGAATGAGATGATTCAGATGATCAACCAAGTGAGCGTTGATTTTGAAAATGTCGGCTTTGACTACAtaatacataaattatttgTTAAAATGTTTTTACGGCGATTAAAGTGACTGTCGAATCTTCTTTTTTCTATTTTGGTAAAGCCACAATGTAAACTTTATATATCTTGAACTTCTTAGTGGTACCTACAACATATTATATatcaggggcccactgattaacagtcagccggacggtatcggcctgtcagttagaacaaaattttgacaattccgaacaactgacaggccgatatcgtccggcgaactggtaatcagtgggccccttaaaagaaCAAGCGTGTGGGTAGAGAAAATAATATcgaattttgttatttttcacGTAGACTAGCGACTGACGTAAACTTGCACGTCTGTACTTATGAAAGTACAGACGTGCAAGTTTCCTCGAAGACATAGTAATAATGTTCAACTTTAAACAACCTAGATTTTACCACAAGCTTATTCAAAAGCATAAGATGACAGAGGTCATGCGCCGTTTACCTCGGTTTATAACCCGCACAGGATCGTCTTTTTGGCTCAACCAGTTCCCAGGACAGCCAAAGCTAGTGTTCCGAGAACTATAAACACTGCGTTTGAGTGTTTCTGGAAATCGTAAaacgtacaaacagcaatacaCTCCTGACTGTAcaacggtggaccttattactaaaggcattaaggtccaccgatgtacagttaacagtgtggatgGTAAGTACGTATGACAAAACGGTGACATTATGCAACCGCCCTTAGCATTTGTATTCACGACTGAGAAGGCAGGAGGAAATGAGTTAatgctaataatattttgtacgCTCATACTTGTGGTGGCGCTACCGATATAAGTTACCTTTTGGTTCATTTTTCACCAAGGAGTTTGGTTGCCTGTTTGATGGCCACCGATAAAAGAATGTTGTAAACTGTCATGTCAATCAAATAATCCAACTGATGTCAGTTATTATCAAAAAGAAATGAATTCAATAATGTATTACAATATTAAAGATAATAATTAATTCGTTTTTTCTGCCGAGCTTTAATGTGCTAATATTCAACAAGTTCCGTTCCATATAAGAGAAAATCAGTCGAGCAAGTCAACTACTGAAAGATATATCAGGTAGGATAGTTTCCTGTCCTgctaaatatatattttcgtcgtaggtatttaaattttaaagtattGGGCCACCAACGACCGAAACTCCGTATCACCTTTTCTtcaaaattatacctatttacACCGCATGCTATAGGTATTTGTcttgtaatttaaatacatattatgtaatctaatacctttaaacgagcaattcttgtttatttatttatttacatatatttcggagatcacggctctaatgatttcgataaaatttgctttatgggggttttcaggggcgataaatcgatctagctaggttttgactgggaaaacgcgtatttctgagtttttatatattttccgagcaaagctcggtctcccagatatttatacTTACGTACCAATACTTTCTGGTAATTATTGTCACAATTATAAAAATCGTCTGTCAAAAGCgaagtatagttgaattatcgagaagatggaattgcatttgtagtggttgtatgctgatagtacaagaaaatagaaaattcaaatatagaatgcctgtaaacaaacaatactactacatatcaaagacatatgtaactccgtataagatgaataaagtctaaggaaaaaacgtgcctcggaagtcaagaaaaagtcattctcggacagatggtgcatacacctttggcctatcctcggctagatggcggtgatgacaccgtttcatatttaacaattttatcacataggtatcagtgaatgaacatgggtcataatgatataaaaataataaaatcatttatccaaatatataaattttttgatagttttatacgttttcattttgagttttggtcgtgtgtcgatagatggcagtaaatttactgtgactacaaaatttactatgataggacccctctatactatctattctctttgtacatatgcaattccacgctctcgatgattcaactatacttaGATGTTTGTTACCAATTTCTAAACACGTCCTGATTCTGATCAACGTTTCAAATAAGCTTTGCTGTGAAcagtgttaaggggcccactgattaacagtccgctggacggtatcagcctgtcagttgttcggaactgtcaaaattttgttctaactgacaggccgataccgtccggcggactgttaatcagtgggccccttaaagagACGCGTGTATCACGTTTTCATTTGATTCTAATTAgcagttttactttttttgtaaCCATACCTATTTTCTCAGCTTTTCTGTTCAGTTTCAAAATCTATAAAATGATAGCTTAGTCAAACTTACCTGTGTGCTGTCCTGGGCTCCCCTCGCTGCCTCTCTCTTCAGCTGCAATATAACTCGCTCCTTCGATTTGATTTCCTCCAGCTGCGTACAAACAACATTGCTGTTAGTTTTTTAGTAGGCGCTATAAAGTAACTCGGAAAGTGCACTGCTAGTACATACATAGCTAGTACTAACTTTCTAACACGAAAATAACTAGGACCCTGTTTCGATAgcactaaaattaaatagatacgGATGAAAATTATTGATCTTTTCCTAATCAATTTTGTAAGAGCTGGGGCCTATTTGAGTCGTCAGAGTAACAGGTCCTAATATGGTTATCATAAAGTCCACTTTTCTCTGtttaaactatttaaataaCTTCATTTAGTTGTTTTTGTCTAATTTGCGTCATAGGTATACGCATAACAATTACGGATACAgctacaaacaaaaaaaaactatttttgatTTCATAACTAGCTCCACGAACAGAGGACATAGCTTTTATATAGGTCCTGTCTTTAATAAGGAAACTTGTATAAGTCTAACTCCAGTTTAGTCTGGCTATAAACTACCCACGTCCCTGCATTAGGTAAATTATACAATTTATGATTCGATGGATAAAATTATGTTAAATGTAACCAAGTTAATTCGGACTGACATTTACGTTTCTTTGTGTATATAGACTCTAGTATTAGATGACCTTGGTAATGACACTAATGTCGTCGGAAGACTTTTACTTTTGGATTAACAAAGGATTTATTACGTGTTTTCTTGTTACAAGTTGAGCCAACGATCAATCAGCATCAGGCAATTAGTAACAGAGTCCAAAATCACCATAAATCAATGGTTGTTGATTTGTATCAGACATCAGTGTGGTAAGGTTAGGTACAAATGAGGCACAATACACTAGTCAACGAACAATATAAACCGTGAAAATTACTTATTTGCATGTTTTGTATGCACGTTTGTGATTTgagaaatatttacataaaatcagtcttacacaaatcaacctaacttACTTAGTTTGATCATTTAGACGCAATCATTCTCTTTAGATCCAGTCGATAAATTTAATGGATctaatgatatttatattttcccTATAGATCCAGTTTCTAAATGTCAACATACATTTTGGATCTAAGAAGAAAAACTTTTCCCACTAGATCCATTTTGGATCTATCGACTGGATCTAAAGAGAATGTTGTTAAGCCAAAATAATTGTTACGCCACTTACGCCTGATCAACAACAACTAAGTAGTTGATCTGCCACTCGCTTACGGGTCGCTAAAATCGTCAGATTATTGAAATGGACACGTTTTAACAAGTAATTAATCCACTATACCTACTCGtagagtctgtgtggaaagagaagagtcgtggaatgtaagggagcccatacatttaCACCCTAATgtccttaatctgacgcgctcgagaattTCTGACGATCGATTATTATTACTATGTATTCTGACGGGCTGCTCTGTTTTAAGGAGTCATAATACATGGTGGAGCTAGTTACCTACTCAACAGGATGCAAGATCCCCCTTATGTTGATCTGACGCACTCGAGTAACTCCAAAAatccctcttgggctcccctaccatgACTTAAAATTTCAAATGGCTAAGGCACTTTTAACATTCTTATGTAAGGACagcaaaattacttaaatttacTAGAAAACCTCATTGATTAGAGTATCAATAAAAGCCAACGGTTTTAATAGTACTAACGTATTAAGTTTGTGCCCGTCGTTGCCGGAACCCGGAACCACGGTTTCAGTGCACCCGTGATGTTTGTTGTGGCTGGAGTGTGCAAGACACAAAAATATTCAATGAACATTTACTGCATACGTTTTAACAAGAGAGAAAACGATAGAGAAATGGGTAAAAATGTGGCGTGGTGGCAGGACTGGCAATTTGTCGGCCATAcatttgtgaaatttttgacgTGCGTGGTTTAAAAACAAACATATGGCGGTCCACGCAACTAACGTCAGCGTCATGGCTCTGCCACGACATTGcacgacttgcgacggcggcagcgataaccatgggttggagcgagacacagcgatcggacctttcgttcccagctatggttgtcgctgccgctgtcgccagtcgcgtaatgtcgtggccgagccgtcaAGCTTCTTTGGTCAGAGAGAATCTTTCGGCGCATTTTCTGGCCCCAAGCCCCAAAAACGTGTAGCATTATTgtgtactagcttttgcccgcgacttcgtctgcgtggaattagtgacagcagctaaagtaggtatagcgcctggataatgctaatagcaatcattcaattcacgcattgcttacttcaattattaggcaatgcaTTAACGCTTTCCAAtcccacccccctttgcactctcttcagggatgatttccgacataaaaactgtcctatgtccttcctctggactcaaactatctcaatattaaatttcaactaaatcggttcagcggcttaagcgtgaagaggtaacagacagacagacagacacactttcgcctttataatattaataattaatatatagcACAGTATGGATTCCCGCGCGGCGGGCAATCATCTGCTCGCGCAATCCGCCTTACAACTTAATAGACtagacaaaaaaaatcaaaatcgctctccttcttgatgcgagtggcaaatcatattactttttgacaaccgggttttttaacctaaataaACCCCGcagaatccgaatttgccggttgtccgatcgaaatcttgaccggaagtgagatatttgatattaaaggtccctttttttagtttttcgtaaataactcttaaacggtggcgcatagcaaaaaatgttctattacatacgtaatctgcataaaattgcctacaagaaagattcagtacaatttttcgctagggtcaatattcaaagagatattaacgcgagaaatttaattataatcacttcgaaggtccctttttttagtttttcgtaaataactcttaaacggtggccaatatcaaaaaatgttgttaaacgttaataatctacacaaaattttgtacaaaaaagattcagtacactttttgcagggatcaatatttaaaaagataataaagagggaaagttaattataataaattctaaggttccttgtttttattttttcgttaaaatatcttatacattaataataaacataaaatttcctacaaaaaacatgtagaacacttttcgctaggatcaatatttaaaaagacaaagcagtgggtaagttaattataatcaattttaaagtccctatttagttttttgtaaataactcgtaaacggtgttccatagcaaaataggttttaatgaataaataatctacataaaattttctccaaaaaCATATTAAACcttttttctctaggatcaatatttaaaacgatattaaaggaagaaagttaattacaatcagttcacatgtcacttttttttagttattcgtaaataactcgtaaacggtggcccgttgcaaaaaaatattatacataaatattgaacataaaattgtccacaaaaaaggttctgtacgctttttcgctacgatcaatatttaatgaggttttaaagggggtaagttaattataatcaattctacaCATTATTTAACTTTCCCGCTTTAATAGCTTtatgaatattgatcctagcgaaaagtgttccacATGTGTCTTATAGgaaattaaatgtaaattatttatgtatcagatttttttttgctatgggtcatactttacaaattatttacgaaaaactaaaaaaagtgacgtgaattgattgtaatgaactttcttcctttaatatcgtttcaaatattgatcttagagaaaagtgttcaatatgtttttcgtagaaaattttatgcagattatttatttacaagaaaattaagaacttattttgctatgagccttattttacgagtcatttacgaaaacctaaaaatagggacctggaaattgattataattaacttaccccctttaatacctctttaaatattgatcgtagcgaaaaagtgtaaagaaccttttttgtagacaattttatgttcaatatttatgtaggtataatagttttttgcaacgggccaccgtttacgagttatttacgaaaaacttaaaaaaagtgacctgtgaactgattgtaattaactttcttcctttaatatcgttttaaatattgatcctagagaaaaaaggttcaagatgtttttggagaaaattttatgtagattatttattcattaaaacctattttgctatgggacaccgtttatgagttatttacaaaaaactatataGGGACttaaaaattgattataattaacttacccgctgctttgtctttttaaatattgatccttgcgaaaagtgttctatatgtttcttgtaggaaattttatgtttattattaatttataagattttttttttgctatgagtcatacttttcaaattattaacgaaaaaataaaaacaaggaaccttagaatttattataattaactttccctctttattatctttttaaatattgatccctgcaaaaagtgtactaaatcttttttgtacaaaattttgtgtagattattaacgtttaacaacattttttgatataggccaccgtttacgagttatttacgaaaaacaaaaaAGGGACcctagaagtgattataattaaatttcccgcgttaatatctctttgaatattgaacctagcgaaaaattgtactgaatttttcttgtatgcaattttatgcagattacttatgtaatagaacattttttgctatgcgccaacgtttaagagttatttacgaaaaactaaataaaagggacctttaatatcaaatatctcacttccggtcaagatttcgatcggACAACCGGCAAATTAGGATTCAGCGGggtttaattaggttaaaaaacccggttgccaaaaagtaatacgatttgccagtcgaaatcgattttataaaaatatcacCAGTTTATTACACcctaaaaatgttgttaaaagttaataatctacacaaaattttgtacaaaaaagattcagtacactttttgcagagatcaatatttaaaaagataataaagtgGGAACCCCCTTAAACACATAGGGCGGCAGAAATGTGCACCTCTTAGGCATCACCTCACAACACTTACCAGTTTGTGGCATTGCGCGCGCGCGTCCTTCCGCGCGGCGAGCTCTAGCGCCGCGTGCTTCGCCGCCTGCGCGCGCAGCTCCGCCGCGCGGGCGCACTCCGCCGCTTGCGCGACCTGCAACACACACAAAGCATGTTAGGCCTTTTTCTGACTGCAGCACACAGTATTTCTGAGAGGCGCTAGTCTGATTGCAGTACCTACTGATGTCGCGCCGATTCCTTACTGCCAAGTCAGTAAGATAGGCCGAATATAGCCTTTATTTTAAcatatacaaaataaacaacGATTCTGTGCCCACGACTAGCACATGTAGCATGTAGCCACGACACGCACGATTTCATAGTAATatactacttacttactgcgttggctcagcgacccaaaatgagacttggcctccgacacaagacagcgccacttttctcggtcctgtgcgacctctcgccaattgttgactcgaagttcgcgcagatccgcctccaccatgtcgccccagcgatatctggggcgtccgataggaTGTCTTCCTGCTGGACGGCCCAGATATGCTCTTTTAGTCTTTTCACGTTCTgatcttcatccattctctcaagGTGGCCCAACCAACAGAGTCTGTGAGCTTTAGTCTCTCCCATGATGACACACAtaacacatacctacataaaagaCCCCTTGAGTTCTCGATCAGTGTCTCGTGCGAAGTCGTGGCAAGATGTGGTAAGCTCAGATTTTGCACATAAGGTAGAGTCGTTGCCCTAATACAattatccacttttctatacagcAAGTATAGCGAcgtgggtacctacttacttaagttggggcacttactgtaggtactagggcaaaccttggcttatcggtgatacttggtaattcggtgatactcCGTTATAATCTTACACAGTTCTCACCATGAGGAAATGCGAGCTATAAAATCGTTGGCAGCTGTCAGTTTTGATGCTTGTAATCGGGTTGGCAGCGATTTAATTGCTTACATTTCAGCATTGTGAGCTCAGCGTAATTTAACAATGcattatcaccgaattaccaagtatcaccgataagccaaggtttgccctacatcaggtaataatattttttctgaGTCAAAGTAAAAGCTGTGAACATGATTTGGCCCAAACTCAAAACACGATAATATGATGGACGATATACCTAATTAATACCAAATAATGGCATATATAATAACTATAGCACGGTTTTCTacggttaggtacctactcctgaTAGAACGTCATATATATGTAACTATCAGTGTATAAAAATCTCTGCTATTATATTATACTCTACGCTGTAATTATCCATCCACATCAAAAGcaaactttattaaaactttgaTAACGTTAcacattttaatttgtttttggtGACACAATTTGCCTCAGCCAATATTTTCCTTGCACCGATAATTGACATGCCGTCGAACAGCGCTGACATTCCGCTTAATGATACCATATCAACGCCCCTTTTAATACAAAACTGACCTTAAAACCTGCAGTGTCAAGTGTCCTGCCCCACGCCGCAGCCGCTCTCGTAAAATGCTAACAGTTCTCGGTATAGCTTTACTGCTAAAACATTCACTATGTGTAAATCCATCCATTCTATTTCAAGAAGTTCAAGCGTACCACAGCGAAACGAGTGCAAAAACCGATTTTGCTTATCAAGTCGTCGATAAAATCTACAATGCTTTCCGTCAATGGTTTTTCACTATAATATTCTGCGAGTTCACTTATTTCGAGAGCAGGATACTGAAATACACTGAGAATTATAACGACGGATATCCGGTGTTGCTCCTTGATGGTTGCCCGACCAGCAATAACAGCGAAACGAAACCCAGAATCGACAAACACGGAAAGACAGCTTATATTGTGACGTCCAACCAACTAACTGTAGAAAACAATGATTTAGTCATTTACACTCTCCGTAGAACAGGAGTATTTAAACCGAGAAGTGTAGTCATCTTTGTCATAAACATAGAAGTGACTATGGACAGCTACTTCCACTATGCCATGAAAGAACATTTCCAATTATGTTGGGGTAGAAGAATTCCCAACTCAATTCTTGTACTGTGGTCTGAACGCTTGAGGATGTACACTTACAATCCGTTTTTTGATCAAATCATAGATGTTTCAAACGAAAAAAATATCGGAAGGTTGCTGACTCGTCAATACGAAAATTTGTATGGTAGAGAGCTTCGGTTGAGCGTATTTAGAAAGCCTTTCATCTATGACGACACTGCGCAAATTGATTGCAGTTCGAGGTTAGCTTCGACTATGATGAGTATCTTAAACGCTTCATGCAAAGCTTTAGCACCTCGAGACGGAAGCACGGTGGGAGACCTCCTGGACAATGGGACGGCCACAGGGGTCACCAGCGACCTCATGGACGGTTACACGGATCTTGAACTGAACTCACGAATACTTAAAAATTCCTACTACGGATACATCGACACGACCTACCCTCTATCGCAAGATTCCCTGTGTTTCCTCCTAAAGAAAGCTGGTCCACAGTCAACATTTATGACGACGATGAAATTGATCTCAACGGATATGTTCTTGATATTCATgtttaacatatttttaatgCTTTTAATAGCATTGGTGGTTCTTAAAGTCGAGCTCAGATGGTGGGCTCCGAAAGATACACAATCTTCCGCAACGACTGTTATAGAACTAGTAAAATGCTTCATAAGACAGACAGTCGTTATTAAATTCTTGGGACCAGTCTTCAGAGCAGTCGTGCTACTCATAATCATATATTCGCTGATAATCGACTGTGCTATcgacgtaagtacctacttatatttatttcactGCAACAGTTCACAAACTATAATCTATTTCGGTAAGAAATCTAAAATTGGCCGAGAACTTTGTCCTAAAATAAGCTGACGATTTCCCTGAAAACtagctaaaatacataataacaaGCTGCCACCTCTGTCCCTAATATCTACCTAATACTTGACATGAATTTCACGTTTTTCGCAATCATTATGCTAAAAAATCTGCGTTGACCCACGTAAAAATTTCTCGTACCTATTATAAGTTTTCATATAGAATCTGGCAAACCGCAAACTATGTTATTACGTACTCCTATATTTTATCCCTAAAATAGAATGTGTTGCTTTCAGGGAATCTTAACGTCAGCGATAACATATCCGCGATACAAGCCCGAAATAGACTCGGCGGCTGCACTACTAGCGAGCAATTTAAC
This genomic interval carries:
- the LOC134794487 gene encoding uncharacterized protein LOC134794487, producing MLTVLGIALLLKHSLCVNPSILFQEVQAYHSETSAKTDFAYQVVDKIYNAFRQWFFTIIFCEFTYFESRILKYTENYNDGYPVLLLDGCPTSNNSETKPRIDKHGKTAYIVTSNQLTVENNDLVIYTLRRTGVFKPRSVVIFVINIEVTMDSYFHYAMKEHFQLCWGRRIPNSILVLWSERLRMYTYNPFFDQIIDVSNEKNIGRLLTRQYENLYGRELRLSVFRKPFIYDDTAQIDCSSRLASTMMSILNASCKALAPRDGSTVGDLLDNGTATGVTSDLMDGYTDLELNSRILKNSYYGYIDTTYPLSQDSLCFLLKKAGPQSTFMTTMKLISTDMFLIFMFNIFLMLLIALVVLKVELRWWAPKDTQSSATTVIELVKCFIRQTVVIKFLGPVFRAVVLLIIIYSLIIDCAIDGILTSAITYPRYKPEIDSAAALLASNLTLGIHIRHLRLFNNSLTPEYRRELEAQNRIEAFNDKKIKAFIDKRQFQYAVLLRQSDAKYISRKTSNLKYGRPLFHTMLECPLPCSIVYGLRYGSPYLPVIDKKLHYLFQGGILQQWVKTEEFTVNSKIGNALSGNNKERKALTLHNLQEVFLVLIGGYVISGIFFIVELCLHKATRVQIHSLQ